A stretch of DNA from Arachis hypogaea cultivar Tifrunner chromosome 19, arahy.Tifrunner.gnm2.J5K5, whole genome shotgun sequence:
TGATGAAGAAGTTGATTCGGAGGAAAATGGTTCGGATGCCTAGGATTGCTACATGAAGCTGCTGCTGCCTActgtttttgtctcatgaattttGTTCATTTTGCTGCTTTGGAACTTATGTTTCTTATTTCTGGATGACTGTAAAACCTTAACAACTGCTGCagttacttttaatttatttggtaTTTTGAACTGTGATCTAACACCTTCTTGCAGGTTTTAAGATAATGTTTTTGTTGATCTTGCTTATtatccgcccttgatgacaaaagggggagtaatagcagATTGTGTAGATTGTGTTGAGAATACTTAATCTTGTTGCTTATTGATTACTACTACTGTGAACTTGCTTTATGATATGTTGCTACTTTGACCCTGACCTTGATGTTAATGCTCTGTTTTTGGCTAAAGCATGATTTGTCATGAGATATTAAAAACTATTATTGTTTACTGCATCTTTGGTTAGTATATAGTATTTGTTAAATGTAAACaggaaagaagaaaagagcataaatccaagaggagctaatcttgaaaaagaaagggggagcaacactgAAGCAAGAAACATCAATCAAATGGAAGTTTTCTAACTTTACTAAAATTCAATTCCTTTTGGTTATTGTTTaaatatgtttgtcatcaagggggagattgttgagttaagaaattaactaaattaattagtgatgacaaacattatttttgggtaaaataaataattagtgttgagtgTTAATAATGacatgttgctaattatttattaaacatTGCAGGCCAAGACTTTGTCTAGCAgcctaaaatagaataaaaataaaacatcaaGGCTAATGGGCTGGTTAGTCAAGTGGAGCCCAAAAGCAACGAAGCCCATAAGAAAACAAGGCCGGAAAAATTAAAACGGGCCAAGTGAATTGATCCAACCCAAGCCCGATTTGATATTCAGCAAGCAAATTCCTTCTCACTTGCTTTCaccaaagcaacgttcctctcTTCTCTGTCTCAGTCAAATCACAGAACtcagaaaaagtaagaaagagagcttagttcctaagctagtcatgaaagaagaaggaaagagaaagtTAAAGCAAAGAAGGATAAGTCTAATCAACCATTTCAAACCATATCAAGAAAAGATCAGaaggttaaaggtaacccatttccttatacatgcaacacactttcttctcttcatcttcaactctctgTCACTCTGTTTTGAGCTATATGGAAAAGAGGATTTCTGTTCCTCATTACTGTGCATCAACGGTTGAAAATAAGTCTTGGGAACCAAGTTGTGTTTCAATGGTCAAGATTTGGATTTACTATTGAAGAAATTCTTTTCTGCTGATAATGTGGCTTTCGATCAAGATAggaaagtcagaagcaaagtttccaTTGTGGGATTAATGGGAAAAAGTGAGCTTGggagttggtgaagctcaaggctcaagaagttgacctaggaagaggaacccagcaacatgcaaggagataaaagaggtttgctgttcattcagaagccAAGGAGAGATAACCCAGTGATTGAGGTTTTGTTCTGTGAAGAGTTCCctgaagaagttcctctacttggacagtgctttcTTTCAAAGTAGCATTCCGCcaaaatgaagaactgaatcagagacatgcaaatctggtttatcacatagcaaagaggctgttgatgaagtcaatctccttcatgttttacagattgtaatgtacttttcaatgtttatctttctgtaatttcttgtaagaaaaggcatattgagagagctcaagtaaaagccatgagtaaaaaaaggctgagtgatacacttgagagaaaagcctagagttattttctgatttctttaggtatgtttgtgtcttgtatcttgtacctgtaaggtatccctttcttagttgggttagcactaatagtgaatagttaggtgttagcatagccaatgtcaagttaggttagaacttgagtgtgaaaggattgtgtcaatcctgtggaattggtgtatgtaatactgttaactatagtggaaattcctccattcttgtggaggagactggatgtaggttgcatagcacaaggcaaccgaaccaggatatatgctggtgttagcttttctcttttctgcactgttctgttttctgatattcatgagacaaaaataaattgtctcataaatttctgctgctgagttcaaacagaatcagaattcaaAGATTGTTTTAAAGGGTCAGTTcagaaaaaaaaggaaggcatagattcaaccctcccttctctaagcctaccacaaccttcaaaatgacaaggccccaagagttttgattattgaaataaattctggggtcccaaaccttgttcttgcacccatcttcttgttgactaccatagttaaatctgggtgacaaggcttgtgaattctcaattaagcatccaaacattctcctagacccatgcaatttggttctacaccaaccattgctagtcaaccttgagcatgcaaccatcatgaacctagagtgatgtttccaaccactacacaactctctcctactcttaactccagaaagagctctaagttgaccatcattttcaatcaaatcatattcaagtgagaaagaaaagcttagggataggaattttacccacttgaatgttgtgtaggaaggtgacttaggaagggggacctccccatacttagccaatgtgagatccactcccttgtgctcttcatttgcatcttccacctctttgcaagcttcttcaattccaatttcttgctcaccaacttcttctatacaccCTTCATTGCTCAAACCATGTGTTGGAGGTTATGCACGGTCCTCCTTGTCATCAATTTCATAACACAATGAGGGAGTAAAAGACACATTGGTTGGTGTGGACGCATCTTCGATGATagagcttgcttcttgctcaacctctttctcttggtagcttccttccaatttaatcttttcttcatttcttaccaagggtatggggggtgaggtatcttcttctttACTCTCtatgtcaagcccaatgggagaggattcaattgtacataagaattcatcaatgattgaatccatctcttgatcaacctcttcaaagttttccaccatgatatgccttggagctTGTACAACttcatcaacatcaatatcaagcttcttaaaagagggctctctaattctacattcccatggacttccaagATCTCCtaggttttcaaccactccttccttttcaatcATCTCTACCCCCTCCTTTTGTTGCactccttgcttcaactcctcttcttcaccttgaagctccaaactcactccctcactatgctccttgatttCTTCtctacattcaacaatgggagttctTTGTTCGCATAAGGTTAGGCAGGATGAGTATATGTTGCTAATGGCTTCCGTAATGATAGCCATCTTGGGttctagctccttaaactccttttcTGTCCCCTCTTGTTGTCTTTGGATATGAGAGTCAAGGTCTCTTAGTTCTAGCATGAGGGCTTCATCGGGGGgcagtggtggaagagagggttcattgtttgagggaaaggcATTGTAGTTaaaaggtggttcatattggtaagggcatggagatggtgtatatggaggtggttctcAAGAGTAGTTGTTTCGGAATTgttgtggttctatgtatggttcatatggctcataaggtggttggtatggtggataaggattagggtcatatggaggtgtttggtggtatgggaaTTATGAGTATGATGGTTCAAaaccatgttgagggggtggttcataggcatgtggtggtggtcgTTGACAACCACAATAAGGGTCACTGCATCCATTAGATTAATATGCATTAggagtggaattatacctataagagacggaggaggttgttgccaagaagggtgatcaatcctttgaggctccctccaccTTTAAttattccatccttgatgcatgttatcattgtagcttccatttcctacaacataatttgagccaaactcatagccaaaggggtgagaaatcataatagcaaataaaaataaaagctaacaaaaataagcaacaaagtcctaaagctaacaaaaactaacaaataagcaaaaggcaaacatattcacaatattcacaatagccaataatataacaccattgcaccTCCCCGGCAACGACACCATTTTGATAGTGAGAAAATTGTCgtgtcggtttagaatttctcttatagaaataagaacttcgttgtaagcatagctccaaaccgacaaacaattctcacatcaaaaatttgagttgtcacaagtacaaaccccaataaaaattaaccgaagtatttaaacctcgggtcgtctcacaaggaattgcaatgaagtgatcaattattggttatgaagatgcaaggggtttgatttgtagttaacaagaaaagtaaatagcaagaaagtaaataataagaactaataaaaggaaggaaaacaactcttggctagacataagtaattgagatcaccatccttgtctacaaaccatatactGACAATAATGAGGAACCgagctcattaagtttacttctatgcttgaagcaTATCAAATGGCTtggtcaacatcaatccataggttctaacctagctactaattaatttagtagtaggctagagtcaatgattatcaaattgaccactaagggttctcaaatcaccaattcaatgagacccaatgactcaaggtcactgaattcccttagcctaggccaagagtaaaaaaaactactccataatcaaaggaaacatttcatcaaacacctagagtgcaataaaaataaacatcacaaaatgcaagaattaacaaaacccataactaacataaacaagaaatcaataatagcaatgaagataaacataggagagacataaaaatataaaattgcattaaaagaaaattaaatccaacaagagtgcatgaacataaaaatgacataaaagggaaattaacaacaagaactagaagaacaaagatgtaataataaggaattaaagaggaaaactaaatcaaaacaagacttaaaacttggatctaggaagaaTTAATCTAAACTACCCTaagttctagagagaagggatagcttctctctctagaattctaacctaaaccaTGATGAAGACTCTACTATGACTACTTGCCcctttcccccttcaatccttgggttcaatagcatcagaaatgagttggattgggcccaaaatgagctagaaatcgctggccacgagttgctaaAATAGACCCACGCTGATCCTACGATGCGTGcacgtgatgcacgcgtacgcatccctaaacaccaggaaactatggcaaattttatatcattttgaagccccggatgttagctttccaacgcaactagaaccacctcatttggacctctgtagctcaagttatgatcgattgagtaggaagaggtcaggcttgacaactttgcgatttcttcatgagttctccatttttacatgctttttcttcattccttcaatccaatctttgccttctaaacctgaaatcacttaacaaacatatcaaggcatcgaatggaattaaagtgagttaaatttagctattttaaggcctaaaaagtatgtttttacacttaagcacaaattaaggaagaattacaaaaccgtgctattttattgaataaatatgggaaaaggtgataaaattccctaaattaagcacaaaattggGGTTGATGAAGTGCCTAAGGAGTATAGTCAAGTTCGGGAAGTGGAGTCATTAGAAGATGACTGTTATGATGTCTTTCCTGGAAGTGAATGCTTATTGCTAGATGACAATATGTGTGGTGGAGGATTGTTTGAGAAGCCTACTGAAAATGACAAGGAACACTTGCGTCCACTGCATATCAAGGCTCATGTTGATGGAAGGATAGTCAATAAGATTTTGGTTGACGGGGGAGCTGCTATCAATCTCAtgcctgaaagaatgatgggaaggcTTGGAAAGACTGAAAAAGATCTGATTAAAAGTAGCATTGGAGTAACAGATTTTAATGGAAGGGCTTCTTCTGTTAGAGGTGTGGTTCTGCTGTCAATTGAAGTTGGTTCTATTAATAGGCCAACTCTATTTGTTGTTGTTCCTTCTAAGGCTAGTTTTAACTTGCTTTTGGGACGTGATTAGATTCATGGAATGGGTGCTATTCCATCCACTCTACATCAAAAGTTAATTTTTTGGAATGAAGATGGAGGAGTGGAAGAAGTTCCTGCTGATAATAGTACATGTTACTATAATGAGATGCATGTGGAGTTCAGGATGTATAATCCTGGAGTCAAGCCACTAACGGTTAACACCAAGGCATTTAATCCTGAAAGTATTGAGATGTGCAAAATAGATATGAATGGttttattttggtccctaaggccGGGGCGGATACGGCCTCAAGAAAAACTTAGATGATGAGTTTGACGAGCCAACAGGCTCAACTGTCAACCTATATGGCAGATAGAGAAGGGTGCATTGACAGTGTACCTTATGATTGTATATATGATGATGGtcctttaggttttgaaaaaaataacactGACACTGTAAAAAAGGTTGAGGTGCAGGATCCTTTGGAGGAAGTAGATATTGGTAATGGTGATTTTCCTAGACCAACATATGTGAGCAAGATGCTGCCTGATGACTTCAAAAAAGAAATGGTGGATATTTTGAAGGATTATTGTGACTGTTTTGCATGGGATTATAAAAAGATGCCAGGCTTGAATCGTGAATTAGTAGAACATCAATTGCCATTGAAAGCCAATGTCAAACCTGTCAAGCAGCCACCAAGGAGATTTGCTCCTGAAGTCGAGCAGAagattaaagaagagattgaaagaCTTCTTAAGGCTAAGTTTATACGAACATCAAGGTATGTCAACTGGATTTCTAATATTGTTCCTGTCATGAAAAAGAATGGAAAATTAAGGGTTTGGATTGATTTTAGAGGTTTAAATTCTATTGATATGTTGATAGATTCTACTGCTAGTCATAAAATGTTAAGTTTTATGGATGGATATTCAAGTTATAATCAAATATACATAGCTGAGGAAGATATGCCAAAAACTGCATTTAGGTGTCCATGTGCTTTAGGAACTTTTGAATGGGTTgtgatgccatttggactcaaaaATGCTGGTGCAACTTATCAAAGggtgatgaataaaatttttcatgACTTTATTAGAAATTTTATGGAAATTTATGTTGACGATGTGGTTGTCAAATCAAATGCTAAAAAAGAGCAtctagaaaatttaaaaaaaagcatttgaaagaatgagaaagcataaattaaaaatgaatccCTTAAAATGTGCTTTTGGTGTGAGTGCAGGGAATTTTCTTGGTTTCTTGGTGTAGAAAAAAGGGattaaaattgacaaaaataaggCAAAGGCTATCTTAGAGGCTCCTCCAACTAACAAAAAGCAACTGCAAGCATTTTTAGAGAAAGTCAATTACCTCAGAAGGTTCATTTCCAATCTGTCAAGAAAAACCAAGGTTTTTGTGCCGCTGATCAAGTTGAAAAAAGAGGAAGAGTTCCAATGGAGAAAAGAGCACCAAGAAGCTTTTGACAACATCAAGCAGTATTTGACTAATCCTCCTATTATGACACCTCCAAGGCACAGAGCACTTCTAAAACTTTACTTGTCAGCTTCTGAAGTAACAATTGGTGGAATGTTGGCTCAAGAAGATGAGAATGGCAACGAAAGAGTGATTTATTACCTAAGTCATGTGCTAAATGATGTGGAGAGCCGTTATTCTCCAATTGAGAAACTTTGTTtagctttatatttttttttgtttaaaacttAAGTACTATTTGATTCCTAGGAATGTTTACGtaatttctaagtttgatgttcttaAATATATGTTGTCTTCTCCAATATTGCATGGTAGACTAGGAAAATAGATGTTGACCTTAACAGAATTTTCTTTATACTTTGTTCCTGGAAGAGTCGTTAAGGGTCAGGTTATAGCTGATTTTCTGGTTGACCATTGATGtgacgcagaagctggtgaattaaaaattattaaaatggttacgttgcaagtatagttcttaactcaccgaaaatctgcctatcaatttagaaatatgtcacagagagttaaattaaaaattactgggagttttaagtcccaggtcgtctcccaacgagttgcaaaaaagtgtgttatcttattaatcaaatgttcaaagaagttgagttaagtaaattggaatttaaattgaggaaatttaattaatatgaatgaaagccttgactgggagttgattggttggaatttctactattgatggagtgattgtaagattaatttataattaatggttgttctgtttggttatcctttactaggtaagggaaagtcaaacaagttggaatgccagatctgttcacaagttgcaacccacttagttcaaagggattggcgttggtgacaggatagcaatccaacatttaacccaattacaaatttttccttcaatccttccaactcaagagttccttttaatcaactccccatcaagtaaagagactactcacgcattgtaaatgataaatccatagcacatgaaagggaattaaaagaaaacatgatcattggaattgaaattgaattaaaaagaaataatccttgcattaaataatcataaaagtatctgaatgacaaaattgaacaaagcaaggaacatggaagaatgaaaccaagttaagaaaacaaactagaatggcgaagtcttgatgaggaaataactcttctcctgttccaatgctaagatcaattgaaaattaaaaattctaaaaacctagagagaaaaacctaagagagtaaaactagatctaaaaactgtcTCTTAATGAATGTGTTATttatttctgcatattctctgactctagtctgctattccgggccgagaactgggtcgaaatagggtccaaaatcacccccagcgaattttgcagattatgcagatcgcacatatcacgcgatcgcgtcatccatgcggacgcgtcacttgCACTTTTtctcgccacgcgttcgcgtcgtccacgctaccgtgtCGCTtgggctttccaatccgcgcggccgcgtgagccatgcggccgcgtcgctgcgatttgctctccttcgcgcggtcgcgtgagccatgcgaccgcgtcacttctcgctggttatctcctcaaattcttgtgtttcttccattttttctagcttccttcccaatctccaactcattcatgccctataaaatctgaaacacttaacacacagatcacggcatcgaatagaataaaggagaattaaaattaaataattaaagtctctaggaagcaattttcaaacagttaataaattttggaaagaaatctaatatgcatgctaatttaatgaataagtgggtaaggatcatgataaaaccacataattaaacacaatataaaccataaaatagtggtttatcaacctccccacacttaaacattagcatgtcttcatgcttaattgaaggagataaggaaataagtatgaacatgtagaaactcatgaaatgcaatgcaaacctatatatatataaataaatgcaactatatggttctttcccacttgatcaaaagtaaataagctcttcaaaacaattacaaatcaaattccactaattctatcattatacaataaaatggataaaagtgcaagaagatagctcatgaaagcagggaacatgaaaattcaagtattgaaccctcactgataatgtatgtacgctctaatctctagtgtataggttgatcactctatccttctctaatcatgctttctaacttttgttcttctcctaaccaatcaacaacagttaatataccaatgcaaacatcatgaggtcttttcaaggttgtaatggggctaaggtaaaggtaaggatgtatatatatataaggctaagtgagctaacaaagtgaatctttgattagtctaagatctcacctaacatatacatactttatacaagtttaaaatcatacctagctacccataattcccacttttgtatgattcccatactcatgtaccaaatttttctttttaatttatcacatgtgcattgattaacattaacattggggtaatttttgtccccttatttaatttatatatatataattaatttttttttaattcataaaagcaaacataacgtatcaatgcacatagattcttcattattttctaatttggtttttcttttcatgagtaggttcccaaattctcaatattcaaataaattaaatacattcccttattacccaatgttcccacactttagttgatacacaatttctatcttaagctaaccaaagattcacttgggatttttaatttatttttctgcttaaggctagtaatgtggttatagaacaagaggggattaaaagctcaaggggctaacaaaggtgatgtaaaaggtaggcttatttgggataagtgagttaataacaaataatggcctcaatcatgtgcaagcatgtgaatataataaatattggacatataagataaaacaaaatatagattacaatcatagagaagtaaacacataagaatgaaataattaaggttaaataatgtaaccatacataaatgctcaaatctttcacaggttgtgtgttctttaactcaaatatcatgttccaaatacaactcaagcaaatttatcataaaaatttttgaaaaattagtgaaattttgttccaaagatagatttttaaaagaaacttattgtcttttcaatcaagtagaacatgcatgcaattatccTAACCTacgcaatttattctattctataaaggaaagaaaatctaactaaaatatcctaattattggtgctagcgaagagaaattacctccggaagtcaggtactgactgacctccccacacttaaggctttgcaccgtcctcagtgccatctgtcaggaacaggggtaggctggtagtagtatctccatcatcgggaccgtcatggctccctgtgctagtaaaggAAGTGGAATCCGGGGTATCTGAGTCTCTGAattgtcccttgagtagctccttgaggtgtttgaatcggcgctcgttacgacgctctctcatctttgctttctgttcttgccgatccaaccgttcgattatctgctggagcaatttctcagttatagatgcttgtggtgttgaagaaggattatcttcaactggagcagtaggaaggcttgtagtggttgctgagagtctgaggtatttcccgttagggacatactgatcatctcgtggaagcacggctttggtgtccccagctctgtagaagACTCCGGCTGTTGAGACAAGATTTGAGACCAAGGCgaggaaaggtaagttgcccgtaatttgtacgtgttccatagcattccggatatgtcttgagagattcagaggttggtctgtaaggatgcaccatagtagaacagccatgtccgcagtgaaggaggactcatgagtgctcggaaagacgtaacgggacatgatctgtgcccatacgcgagcctccaaggtaagtgctgaagccaagattttCTTAGGGTGGGTAcagtggtatccgtagatccaacggctgccaggtgcTGCGATGattccgagaacggagtcccagtcaaattggtatctctggcgctgaagggtggcttcttgaaaagcgtccattcctgctggaatagggggaagactcagagcttgctgaatggcctcttctgtgatggggacttgcttctgccagaCATAAACAGATTGCAGGGTCGGCAtgtaaaagttggagtagaactcaactacccaagaaagattgacttgccttggctgtctccgtaggaaaccccattgtcttcgctcaatttgcggctcaacaaaggtggcaatattggatgggaggataagaaagtattcattgttatagttcctttatgccaggatagggaacatctgctcacagtagcgattggaaaatcgcgcagcgacctttgctggaaaggctttttccttttcatcaacctttattatcctcttaactcgttttgt
This window harbors:
- the LOC140182323 gene encoding uncharacterized protein, with protein sequence MCGGGLFEKPTENDKEHLRPLHIKAHVDGRIVNKILVDGGAAINLMPERMMGRLGKTEKDLIKSSIGVTDFNGRASSVRGVVLLSIEVGSINRPTLFVVVPSKASFNLLLGRD